The Synechocystis sp. PCC 7509 genome includes a window with the following:
- a CDS encoding UDP-glucuronic acid decarboxylase family protein — translation MRILVTGGAGFIGSHLIDRLMNQGHEVLCLDNFYTGHKRNIVQWLDHPYFELIRHDITEPIRLEADQIYHLACPASPVHYQFNPVKTVKTNVVGTLNMLGLAKRVKARFLLASTSEVYGDPEVHPQTEDYHGNVNPIGIRSCYDEGKRVAETLAFDYHRQNDVDIRVARIFNTYGPRMLENDGRVVSNLVGQALKGIPLTVYGEGLQTRSFCYVSDLVEGLMKLMNGDYIGPVNLGNQDEYTILELATEVQKLINPNAELQFEPLPQDDPRRRRPDITRARKLLNWEPTIPLVEGLKLTIADFQSRIGANIAHSSVS, via the coding sequence ATGAGAATTTTGGTTACGGGCGGTGCAGGATTTATTGGTTCCCATCTGATCGATCGATTAATGAACCAGGGACACGAAGTTTTATGTTTAGATAACTTCTACACTGGTCACAAGCGTAATATTGTCCAGTGGCTAGACCATCCTTACTTTGAACTAATCCGTCATGATATTACTGAACCCATCCGTTTAGAAGCAGACCAAATTTATCATCTAGCCTGTCCAGCTTCACCAGTCCACTACCAATTCAACCCTGTCAAGACAGTAAAAACAAACGTCGTGGGAACTTTGAATATGTTGGGACTTGCAAAAAGAGTAAAAGCTAGATTTTTACTAGCATCAACTTCCGAAGTTTACGGCGACCCAGAAGTTCATCCCCAAACCGAGGACTATCACGGCAATGTTAACCCGATTGGCATTCGTAGTTGTTATGACGAAGGCAAGCGAGTTGCCGAAACTTTAGCTTTTGACTACCACCGTCAAAATGATGTGGATATCAGAGTTGCTCGGATTTTTAACACTTACGGGCCGCGGATGCTAGAAAATGATGGGCGCGTAGTCAGCAACTTGGTGGGGCAAGCATTGAAGGGTATTCCCTTAACAGTGTATGGCGAAGGCTTACAAACTCGCAGTTTTTGTTATGTCAGCGATTTAGTTGAAGGGTTAATGAAGTTGATGAATGGCGATTATATTGGCCCCGTCAATTTGGGAAATCAGGACGAATACACAATTTTAGAACTAGCAACGGAAGTTCAAAAACTAATCAATCCAAACGCCGAACTTCAATTTGAGCCTTTGCCTCAAGATGATCCTCGTCGCCGTCGTCCAGATATTACAAGGGCAAGAAAGTTACTGAACTGGGAACCAACAATTCCTCTGGTTGAAGGGTTAAAGCTGACGATCGCAGATTTTCAAAGTCGGATTGGCGCGAATATTGCCCATTCATCAGTATCTTAA